In Geminocystis sp. NIES-3708, a single window of DNA contains:
- the uvrA gene encoding excinuclease ABC subunit UvrA, producing MIRIRGARQHNLKNIDLDLPRNQLIVFTGVSGSGKSSLAFDTIFAEGQRRYVESLSAYARQFLGQLDKPDVDSIEGLSPAISIDQKSTSHNPRSTVGTVTEIYDYLRLLYGRAGMPYCPLCNHSITPQTIDEMCDKVLSLPEKTKIHLLAPVIRGKKGNHHQLLSSLRSQGFVRVKINNEIRELADNIELKASQSHHISVLVDRLIVKSNLQERLADSLSTCLKIADGIAIVEVLDNLSAKDDAKSPRESVNFIDEQVVFSEKFACPIHGAVMEELSPRLFSFNSPYGACESCHGLGSLRQFSPHLIIPDPSAKVINAIAPWAEKDNPYYLSLLEYVSKEYNFKLTDSWNSLTPEQQHIILYGDKEIQNIQYGYYRGVIPMLDKTYQESNSELIKQKLEQYLEYQVCEVCHGKRLKPEALSVKLGQYSIYDLTSVSIGECLNRINHIQLTPKQAQIGELALREIKDRLQFLLNVGLDYLSLDRTAMTLSGGEAQRIRLATQIGSGLTGVLYVLDEPSIGLHQRDNDRLLETLKKLRDLDNTLIIVEHDEDTIKFADHIIDIGVKAGVHGGEIVYQGDYENLLKCQESLTGAYLSGRIKIEIPATRREGNGKYLTLKNCHRNNLKNIDVEIPLGKFVCITGVSGSGKSTLVNELLYPSLQHYLSRNVPFPRELDALEGIEAVDKVIVIDQSPIGRTPRSNPATYTGVFDVIRELFTETIEAKARGYKAGRFSFNVKGGRCEACGGQGVNVISMNFLPDVYVQCDICKGARYNRETLQVKYKGFSIADVLNMTVEEALQVFENIPRAVNRLQTLVDVGLTYIKLGQSAPTLSGGEAQRVKLATELSRRATGKTIYLIDEPTTGLSFYDIHHLLNVLQKLADKGNSIIVIEHNLDVIKSADWIIDLGLEGGDKGGELIAVGTPEKIAKSKKSYLAKYLKKLL from the coding sequence ATGATTCGTATTCGTGGCGCACGTCAACATAATTTAAAAAATATCGATTTAGATTTGCCTCGTAATCAGCTAATTGTTTTTACAGGAGTATCTGGTAGTGGTAAGTCATCTTTAGCTTTTGATACTATTTTTGCCGAGGGGCAAAGACGTTATGTTGAATCATTAAGTGCTTATGCGAGACAATTTTTAGGACAATTAGACAAGCCCGATGTTGATAGTATAGAAGGTTTATCTCCAGCTATTTCTATTGATCAAAAATCAACTTCCCATAATCCTCGCTCAACTGTGGGAACTGTTACTGAAATTTACGATTATTTACGATTACTCTATGGTAGAGCAGGAATGCCTTATTGTCCACTGTGCAATCATTCTATCACTCCTCAGACCATCGATGAAATGTGCGATAAGGTGTTATCTTTACCTGAAAAAACCAAGATACATTTATTAGCACCTGTTATTCGAGGAAAAAAAGGTAATCATCATCAATTATTATCTAGTTTGCGATCGCAAGGTTTTGTCAGAGTAAAGATTAATAACGAAATTCGAGAATTAGCTGATAATATTGAACTTAAAGCCTCACAATCTCATCATATCAGCGTTTTAGTTGATCGCCTTATCGTTAAATCGAATCTTCAAGAAAGATTAGCTGACTCCCTCTCCACTTGTCTTAAAATTGCTGATGGTATCGCCATTGTTGAGGTGTTAGATAATTTATCTGCCAAAGATGATGCAAAATCGCCAAGAGAAAGTGTAAATTTTATTGATGAGCAAGTGGTATTCTCTGAGAAGTTTGCTTGTCCTATTCATGGAGCAGTAATGGAAGAGTTATCCCCCCGTTTATTCTCTTTTAATTCTCCCTATGGGGCTTGTGAAAGTTGTCACGGTTTGGGCAGTTTAAGACAGTTTTCACCTCATCTAATCATACCAGATCCTTCTGCAAAAGTCATAAATGCGATCGCCCCTTGGGCAGAAAAAGATAACCCTTACTATTTATCACTATTAGAATACGTTAGCAAAGAATATAATTTTAAACTAACTGACTCTTGGAATAGTCTTACCCCTGAACAACAGCATATTATCCTTTACGGCGATAAGGAAATTCAAAATATCCAGTATGGTTATTATCGTGGCGTAATTCCTATGTTAGATAAAACCTATCAAGAAAGCAATTCTGAACTTATTAAGCAAAAATTAGAGCAATATTTAGAGTATCAAGTCTGTGAAGTTTGTCATGGGAAACGTCTTAAACCTGAAGCCTTGTCCGTGAAGTTAGGGCAATATTCCATTTATGATTTAACTAGCGTTTCTATCGGTGAATGTCTTAACCGCATTAATCATATACAGTTAACTCCCAAACAAGCCCAAATCGGCGAATTAGCTTTAAGGGAAATCAAAGATCGATTACAATTTCTTCTGAATGTAGGTTTAGATTATCTTAGTTTAGATCGAACTGCCATGACTTTATCAGGAGGAGAGGCCCAAAGAATAAGATTAGCGACTCAAATCGGTTCAGGTTTAACGGGTGTGCTGTATGTTTTAGATGAGCCTAGTATTGGCTTACACCAACGAGATAATGATCGCCTACTGGAAACCTTAAAAAAATTACGAGATCTCGATAATACTTTGATTATTGTAGAACATGATGAGGATACGATCAAGTTTGCCGATCATATTATTGATATTGGGGTAAAAGCAGGAGTACATGGAGGCGAAATCGTCTATCAAGGAGATTATGAAAATCTCTTAAAATGTCAAGAATCCTTAACAGGTGCTTATTTATCAGGCAGAATAAAAATAGAAATTCCTGCCACCAGACGAGAAGGCAACGGTAAATATTTAACTCTCAAAAACTGTCACCGCAATAACTTGAAAAATATCGATGTAGAAATTCCTCTCGGCAAGTTTGTTTGTATAACGGGAGTATCTGGTAGCGGTAAATCTACCCTAGTTAATGAATTGTTATACCCTTCTCTGCAACATTATCTTAGCCGTAATGTGCCTTTTCCTAGAGAATTAGACGCACTGGAAGGCATAGAAGCAGTCGATAAAGTTATTGTAATTGATCAATCACCCATCGGGCGTACTCCTAGATCAAATCCTGCTACCTATACAGGAGTTTTTGATGTCATCCGAGAATTATTCACGGAAACCATTGAAGCCAAAGCCAGAGGTTATAAAGCAGGGCGATTCTCTTTTAACGTTAAAGGGGGAAGATGCGAAGCCTGTGGGGGGCAAGGTGTTAATGTCATTTCTATGAATTTTTTACCTGATGTTTATGTGCAATGTGACATTTGCAAAGGTGCAAGATATAACCGTGAAACTCTCCAAGTTAAGTATAAGGGATTTTCCATCGCCGATGTACTAAACATGACAGTGGAAGAAGCATTGCAAGTTTTTGAAAATATCCCCCGTGCAGTAAATCGCCTCCAAACCCTTGTGGATGTTGGCTTAACTTATATCAAATTAGGGCAATCTGCACCTACTTTATCAGGTGGAGAAGCACAAAGAGTAAAACTCGCTACGGAATTATCTCGTCGTGCTACAGGCAAAACTATATACTTAATAGACGAACCAACTACAGGTTTGTCTTTTTACGATATTCACCACTTACTAAATGTCTTGCAAAAATTAGCCGATAAAGGTAATTCTATTATCGTTATTGAGCATAATTTAGATGTTATAAAATCTGCCGATTGGATTATCGATTTAGGTTTAGAAGGTGGTGATAAAGGTGGAGAATTAATTGCAGTTGGCACACCTGAAAAAATTGCTAAATCTAAAAAATCTTATCTTGCAAAATATCTAAAAAAGTTATTGTAA
- a CDS encoding carbohydrate ABC transporter permease, with the protein MMNNSRFWQKIQPYLFLLPALIILSIIVFFPAIQAFSLSFTRFEYDLTQTPEWVGWENFERLFQDKLFRQVVTNTLIYLLGVVPPLVILSLLLAILVNQKIKAINWFRTSYYTPVVISMVVAGIAWKAIYWSNGILNQFWLSLGFKQGIPWLTSPDWAIWSVMIVTVWKGLGYYMVIYLAGLQGISPELYEAASIEGSDGWKKHWDITIPLMKPYIFLVAVISALSATKVFEEIYLLTQGGPRNATKTVVFYLYEKAFKELDISYASTMGLVLFVFILILSIINLSLSRKV; encoded by the coding sequence ATGATGAATAATTCTCGGTTTTGGCAAAAAATACAGCCCTATTTATTTTTACTTCCAGCACTAATTATTTTATCAATTATCGTTTTTTTCCCTGCTATACAAGCCTTTTCTTTGAGTTTTACTCGTTTTGAATATGACTTAACTCAAACTCCTGAATGGGTAGGGTGGGAAAATTTTGAAAGATTATTTCAAGATAAACTATTTCGTCAAGTAGTGACAAATACCCTTATTTATTTATTAGGTGTTGTACCTCCACTGGTTATTTTGTCCTTATTATTAGCTATTTTGGTGAATCAAAAAATTAAAGCTATTAACTGGTTTCGCACATCTTATTATACACCTGTAGTGATTTCTATGGTGGTGGCAGGAATAGCATGGAAAGCGATTTATTGGTCTAATGGTATTTTAAATCAATTTTGGCTCAGTCTAGGTTTTAAGCAAGGAATTCCTTGGCTAACAAGTCCTGATTGGGCGATATGGAGTGTCATGATAGTTACGGTATGGAAAGGATTAGGATATTACATGGTTATTTACTTAGCAGGATTGCAAGGAATTTCTCCTGAATTATACGAAGCCGCTTCCATTGAAGGTTCAGATGGTTGGAAAAAACACTGGGATATTACAATCCCATTAATGAAACCTTATATATTTCTCGTGGCGGTTATTTCTGCCTTAAGCGCCACAAAAGTATTTGAAGAAATTTATCTTTTAACTCAAGGTGGCCCTCGCAACGCTACGAAAACCGTTGTTTTCTATCTCTATGAAAAGGCTTTTAAGGAATTAGATATTAGCTATGCCTCCACCATGGGTTTAGTCTTATTTGTCTTTATTCTCATACTTTCAATCATTAACTTATCATTATCTCGGAAAGTATAA
- a CDS encoding GTP-binding protein, translated as MTQVSVNTSSSLLDAPKHGLPVTIITGFLGSGKTTLLNHILQNQHGIKTAVLVNEFGEIGIDNDLIISADETMVELSNGCICCTINNDLVDAIYNVLEREEKVDYLVVETTGIADPLPVALTFLGTELRDLTRLDSIVTLVDCENFSIDLFNSDAAYNQIAYGDIILLNKIDLVDEADVDLLEVRLRDIKADARILRTTKSQVPLPLILSVGLFESDKYFDNIDSHDKHDHHHHEHNHHCTEDHEHDHNCQHDHHEHSNHLENDGFISVSFVSDKPFNIRKLQSFLDNELSANVFRAKGILWFQESPDKHIFHLSGKRFTIEDDIWKKGQKKENKLVFIGQNIDEKTIKEKLEKCLVNN; from the coding sequence ATGACTCAAGTATCAGTCAATACCTCTAGTAGTCTTCTTGATGCCCCTAAACATGGTTTACCTGTTACTATTATCACGGGATTTTTAGGCAGTGGAAAAACAACTTTACTTAATCATATTTTGCAAAACCAGCATGGTATAAAAACGGCAGTTTTAGTTAATGAATTTGGTGAAATTGGCATTGATAATGATTTGATTATTTCTGCGGATGAAACCATGGTAGAATTAAGCAATGGTTGTATTTGTTGTACGATTAATAACGATTTAGTTGATGCTATCTATAATGTTTTAGAAAGAGAAGAAAAAGTAGATTATTTAGTAGTTGAGACGACGGGAATTGCTGATCCATTGCCCGTTGCGTTGACTTTTTTAGGTACTGAATTAAGAGATTTAACTAGACTAGATTCTATCGTTACTTTAGTTGATTGTGAAAATTTTAGTATTGATTTATTCAATAGTGATGCGGCTTATAATCAAATCGCTTACGGTGATATTATTTTACTGAATAAAATTGATTTAGTTGACGAAGCTGATGTCGATTTATTAGAAGTTAGATTAAGAGATATTAAAGCCGATGCAAGAATTTTACGCACCACAAAATCTCAAGTGCCTTTACCATTAATTCTCAGTGTGGGATTGTTTGAATCTGACAAGTATTTTGATAATATAGATTCCCATGATAAACATGACCACCATCATCATGAGCATAATCATCATTGTACCGAAGATCATGAACATGATCACAACTGTCAACATGATCATCATGAGCATTCAAATCACTTAGAAAATGATGGTTTTATTTCTGTTTCTTTTGTTAGTGATAAACCCTTTAATATTCGTAAATTACAGAGTTTTTTAGATAACGAATTATCAGCCAATGTTTTTCGTGCTAAAGGGATTTTATGGTTTCAAGAAAGTCCTGATAAACATATATTTCATTTGAGTGGTAAGCGTTTTACTATTGAAGATGATATTTGGAAAAAAGGACAAAAAAAAGAGAATAAATTAGTTTTTATTGGTCAAAATATTGATGAAAAAACTATTAAAGAAAAGTTAGAAAAATGTCTTGTTAATAATTAG
- a CDS encoding diacylglycerol kinase family protein produces the protein MPKYHLITNDKSALSDDSPEQALKSGERFNFLGKHHSQKKEKRNLAWKVAPDLFASFKYAWQGVKYAFATQRNFRIHTVMASVAVTLGFYLRATTVEMAIICLTCATVMVLELLNTSIESVVDLTVKQTYHELAKIAKDCAAGAVLISSIAAVLVAGFILLPHAIDLIISI, from the coding sequence ATGCCTAAATATCACCTGATCACTAATGATAAATCGGCTTTATCTGATGATAGTCCTGAACAAGCCCTAAAATCAGGAGAAAGATTTAATTTTTTAGGAAAACATCATTCTCAAAAAAAAGAAAAACGTAATTTAGCGTGGAAAGTAGCACCAGATTTATTCGCTAGTTTTAAATATGCTTGGCAGGGTGTTAAATATGCTTTTGCTACTCAGCGTAATTTTAGAATTCATACGGTTATGGCTTCTGTCGCTGTCACCCTTGGTTTTTATCTTCGTGCCACCACTGTGGAAATGGCAATTATTTGTTTAACTTGTGCCACAGTAATGGTTTTAGAGTTACTTAATACTTCTATCGAATCTGTCGTAGATCTGACGGTTAAACAAACTTATCATGAATTAGCAAAAATTGCCAAAGATTGTGCTGCTGGTGCGGTTTTAATTTCATCTATTGCCGCTGTTTTAGTAGCAGGTTTTATTTTGTTACCTCATGCGATAGACTTAATAATCTCAATCTAA
- a CDS encoding MBL fold metallo-hydrolase, whose amino-acid sequence MINRRDWIRLTGYGVLTTLLSAKYFHPQKAMAQNSSSQGVTIEWLGHSAFVFINNQARILVNPFTPLGCTAKYSAPKPTVDLVMISSRLLDEGSATGLPNNPQLMVDAGVYKVKNIEFQGIKTFHDRENGRRFGDNIVWKWTQGGVKILHLGGIASPINIEQKILMGTPDIVFIPVGGGPKAYNAEEAINALKILNPKMVIPTQYLTNATEVGKCDLQGVQKFVNLAKEASIDVRIISGNRLTVKPQDLPPKGTLIRVFDGQNLIKN is encoded by the coding sequence ATGATTAATCGTCGTGACTGGATTCGTTTAACAGGTTATGGAGTTTTAACGACTCTTTTAAGTGCTAAATATTTTCACCCTCAAAAAGCGATGGCACAAAATTCATCATCTCAGGGTGTCACCATTGAGTGGTTAGGGCATAGTGCTTTTGTCTTTATAAATAATCAAGCTCGGATTTTAGTCAATCCTTTTACTCCTCTGGGATGTACGGCTAAATATTCAGCTCCAAAACCAACAGTTGATTTAGTGATGATTAGTAGTCGTTTATTAGATGAAGGTTCGGCAACGGGCTTACCTAATAATCCTCAATTAATGGTAGATGCAGGAGTTTATAAAGTTAAAAATATTGAGTTTCAGGGAATAAAAACTTTTCATGATCGAGAAAATGGTAGAAGATTTGGAGATAATATTGTTTGGAAATGGACTCAGGGAGGTGTAAAAATACTACACTTAGGAGGTATCGCTTCACCAATTAATATAGAACAAAAAATATTAATGGGAACTCCTGATATAGTTTTTATTCCCGTGGGCGGTGGTCCTAAAGCCTATAATGCAGAAGAAGCAATTAACGCCCTCAAAATCCTTAATCCTAAAATGGTGATTCCTACTCAATACTTAACCAATGCCACCGAAGTGGGTAAATGTGATTTACAAGGTGTGCAAAAATTTGTCAATTTAGCCAAAGAAGCATCAATAGATGTAAGAATTATTTCAGGTAATCGTCTTACTGTTAAACCTCAAGATTTGCCTCCAAAAGGCACTTTAATTAGGGTTTTTGATGGTCAAAATTTAATTAAAAATTAA
- the cydB gene encoding cytochrome d ubiquinol oxidase subunit II has protein sequence MESLNSFLPLIWFGILALFLFLYVMLDGFDLGVGILSLTSSSEERHGILMTSLSNVWDANATWLNLMGGSLFGAFPLAYATILSSLYIPIMIMVIGLVFRTVSFEFRENSENKVFWNYAFGIGSFVATLGQGFALAGVIEGIKVDVSGHFIGTTWDWLNWRSVVIALTLIQGYVLIGSCYLIMKTSGKLQETHFKTAKLATITTFIGAIAITTVLSIFFQFARERLFQAPFIYVFSIIPILGIILVALLLISLNKKQEKLPFILTILIFLLTFLGLALVVFPYIIPPSITIYQAAVSPSSLVFMLVFVGFLIPIMLFYNIYNYFVFRGKVTNHS, from the coding sequence ATGGAATCACTAAATTCTTTCTTACCGTTGATTTGGTTTGGCATTTTAGCCTTGTTTCTATTTCTCTATGTCATGCTAGACGGTTTTGACTTGGGAGTTGGTATTCTTTCCTTAACTTCATCTTCTGAAGAAAGACACGGTATTCTCATGACGAGTTTAAGTAATGTTTGGGATGCCAATGCTACTTGGTTAAATTTAATGGGGGGTAGTCTATTTGGTGCTTTTCCTCTTGCCTATGCCACCATTTTAAGCTCCCTTTATATCCCCATTATGATTATGGTTATCGGTTTGGTTTTTCGCACGGTATCCTTTGAATTTCGGGAAAATTCTGAGAATAAAGTTTTTTGGAATTATGCTTTTGGTATCGGTAGTTTTGTGGCAACTTTAGGGCAGGGTTTTGCTTTGGCTGGAGTTATTGAGGGTATCAAAGTCGATGTTAGTGGGCATTTTATCGGCACAACATGGGATTGGTTGAATTGGCGCAGTGTAGTGATTGCCTTAACTTTAATTCAAGGTTATGTTTTAATTGGCTCTTGTTATTTAATCATGAAAACCTCTGGTAAGTTGCAGGAAACTCACTTTAAAACAGCTAAACTTGCCACTATTACTACTTTTATCGGTGCGATCGCAATTACAACAGTCTTATCGATATTTTTTCAATTTGCTAGAGAACGTTTGTTCCAAGCTCCTTTTATTTATGTGTTTAGTATTATCCCGATTTTAGGAATAATTTTAGTTGCTTTATTGTTAATTAGCTTAAATAAAAAACAGGAGAAACTACCTTTTATTTTAACAATTTTAATTTTCTTGTTAACATTTTTGGGGTTAGCTTTAGTTGTTTTTCCCTATATTATTCCTCCTTCTATTACCATTTATCAAGCGGCTGTTTCTCCAAGTTCACTTGTTTTTATGTTAGTATTTGTTGGCTTTTTAATTCCAATTATGTTATTTTATAACATTTATAATTATTTTGTATTTAGAGGAAAAGTAACAAATCATAGCTAA
- the rseP gene encoding RIP metalloprotease RseP gives MSVLAAIAVLGILIVVHELGHFGAARLQGIHVNKFSIGFGPVLVKYDGKETEYALRAFPLGGYVGFPDDDPESNIPLNDPNLLRNRPVLDRAIVISAGVIANLIFAYFLLVGQAVTVGIQDINYQEGVLVPQILTEVTSPAANSGLKNGDVILAINNQVFPAGETAMESLRKTIQDSPNQSLNFTIKRENNTFNVNITPELGENGKGKIGVMLAPNGELIKRRPHDIIEAFRVGAQQFERYTKLTIQGFGQLITNFQESAKQVAGPIAIVAVGAELAKNDIGNLFQFGALISINLAVINILPLPALDGGQLAFLIVEGIFGKPLPNKLQEGIMQTGLVLLLGLGIFLILRDTANLAFFQQLFPE, from the coding sequence ATGTCTGTATTGGCGGCGATTGCAGTTTTAGGTATTTTAATTGTTGTTCACGAATTAGGACATTTTGGAGCGGCAAGATTACAAGGTATCCATGTCAATAAATTTTCTATTGGTTTTGGGCCTGTATTAGTAAAATATGATGGCAAGGAAACAGAATACGCACTGAGAGCTTTTCCTTTAGGGGGTTATGTGGGTTTTCCTGATGATGATCCTGAGAGTAATATACCCTTAAATGACCCTAATTTACTGCGTAATCGTCCCGTTTTGGATCGTGCGATCGTTATAAGTGCAGGAGTAATAGCCAATCTGATTTTTGCATACTTTTTATTAGTCGGTCAAGCGGTAACAGTAGGCATACAAGATATAAACTATCAAGAAGGCGTTTTAGTACCACAAATTCTCACAGAAGTAACCTCTCCTGCGGCGAATAGTGGGTTAAAAAATGGAGATGTTATTTTAGCTATTAATAATCAAGTATTTCCTGCTGGTGAAACGGCGATGGAATCTTTAAGAAAAACGATTCAAGATTCTCCAAACCAAAGTTTAAATTTTACTATCAAAAGAGAAAACAATACTTTTAATGTTAATATTACCCCCGAATTAGGAGAAAATGGTAAAGGTAAAATTGGTGTGATGTTAGCACCGAATGGGGAATTAATTAAGCGTCGTCCCCATGATATTATCGAAGCATTTAGGGTGGGTGCACAACAATTCGAACGATATACCAAACTTACAATACAAGGTTTTGGGCAATTAATCACTAATTTTCAAGAAAGTGCGAAACAAGTAGCTGGTCCTATTGCAATCGTAGCTGTAGGTGCAGAATTGGCAAAAAATGATATTGGAAATTTATTTCAATTTGGTGCATTAATTAGTATTAATTTAGCGGTTATCAATATTTTACCTTTACCAGCTCTTGACGGTGGACAATTAGCATTTTTAATAGTAGAAGGAATTTTTGGCAAACCGCTACCGAATAAATTACAAGAAGGGATTATGCAAACAGGCTTAGTGTTATTACTTGGTTTAGGTATTTTCTTAATTCTTCGAGATACGGCTAACTTAGCTTTTTTTCAACAACTTTTCCCTGAATAA
- a CDS encoding aminodeoxychorismate/anthranilate synthase component II, with the protein MILVIDNYDSFTYNLVQYLGELSTEFPVAEQIKVYRNDEITVKDIINLNPNGIVISPGPGNPDSAGICLELVQKLGQNYPILGVCLGHQTIGQAYGGKVVSAPTLMHGKTSPINHSNIGVFKDIKNPFAATRYHSLVIDKNTIPSILEVTAWTDDGIIMGVKHKEYPFVEGVQFHPESILTDSGLQLLHNFLEYISKNSE; encoded by the coding sequence TTGATTCTGGTTATTGATAATTACGACAGTTTCACATATAATCTTGTTCAATACTTAGGGGAATTAAGTACAGAATTTCCTGTTGCTGAACAAATCAAAGTATATCGCAATGATGAAATCACCGTAAAGGATATTATTAATCTTAATCCTAATGGTATCGTTATCTCACCCGGACCAGGAAATCCTGACTCAGCGGGAATTTGCTTGGAATTAGTTCAAAAATTAGGTCAAAATTACCCTATACTTGGAGTTTGTTTAGGACATCAGACAATAGGCCAAGCCTACGGAGGAAAAGTTGTTTCTGCACCTACTTTAATGCACGGCAAAACATCCCCCATTAATCATAGTAATATTGGGGTATTTAAAGATATAAAAAATCCTTTTGCAGCAACCCGTTATCATAGCTTAGTAATTGATAAAAATACTATTCCCTCAATTTTAGAAGTTACAGCTTGGACAGATGACGGCATTATTATGGGTGTTAAGCATAAAGAATATCCTTTTGTTGAGGGAGTTCAATTTCATCCTGAAAGTATCTTAACGGATTCTGGATTACAATTATTACATAATTTTCTTGAATATATAAGTAAAAATAGTGAATAG